A window of Deltaproteobacteria bacterium genomic DNA:
TACGCCGTCCAGGATCTGATCCCTGCTCAATACCCGATTCCGATTTTGAATCAGAAACCGGAGAACTTCAAACCCTTTGAGCGTGAGCTTCACGGACCTCCCGGCGACATGCACCTCGTACGTCGTGAAGTTGACCCGCAGGGGTCCCTTCTCGTAAATTTCGGAGACGTCCGGCGGGGGGTGGGGCTCGGTGCGCCGGAGCACGGCCTTGACCCGCGCCACCATTTCCCTGGGGCTGAAGGGTTTGGTGATGTAGTCGTCGGCGCCCAGTTCCAGACCCACGACGCGGTCGGCCTCGCCCGCCTTGGCCGTCAGCATCAGGATCGGCGTCTGGGCGGTCTCCGGGTTCTGCCGGATGATCTTGCAGAGGTCGAGTCCGGAGAGGTTCGGCAACATCAGGTCGAGGACGATCAGCCGCGGGGGGTCCTGCTGGACGAGGTCCAGGGCGTCTTCGCCGTTCTCGGCTTCGACCACGGAAAAGCGCTCCTGACTCAGATGGTAGGTGATCAGCGAGCGAATGTCCGCCTCGTCTTCCACGACGAGGATTTTGTCCGACATGAATCTCCTCGGTGCCTGGTGGCCTGCTGTCTTCAAATGGTCCGGGGCACTTCCTTCACGTGGCGAATGCTCTTCCCCTTGACCAGGAAGATGACCATCTCGGCGATATTGGTGGCGTGGTCCGCGATCCGTTCCAGGTACTTCGAAACGAAGGTGATCTTCATCGCCCGGTTGATGGTCCGGGGCTCGCTGATCATGTAGGAGACCGTCTCGCGGAAGATCTGTTCGTTCAGGTCGTCGATCTCCTGATCGTCCTGACACACCTTCAACGCGAGCATGGTGTCCTCCTGAACGAAGGCGTTGAGACTCTCGGAGATCATCCTCCGGGCGATCTCGGCCATGCGCGGAAGATCGATGTAGGGCTTGAGGGGAGCTTCCCGGATCAGTTCCAGCGAGCGCTCGGAGATGTTGACCGCGATGTCCCCGATCCTTTCGAGGTCGGTGGTGATCTTGAGCGCCGTCGTGACGAAGCGGAGGTCCTTCGCCGCCGGCTGGTGCAGCGCGATCAGGCGGACGCACAGCTCGTCGATCTCGGCGTCCATCTGGTTGACCTCGGTGTCCCTCTGGATGACGCCCTCCGCGAGCGGAGCTTCGCGGTCCACCAAGGCACTGACGGCGCGGGCGATCTGATCCTCGACCAGCCCGCCCATCTTGATGATCCTTTCACGCAGGGACTTGAGCTCTTCTTCGTATTTTCGATCCGTGTGCTCGGGGCGCATGGCCAACCTCGTCTAGCCGACGGCCGCAATGAACGTCGACGCGTTAGTGAATCATTTCATTTCACGTCGGCATCGTGGTTACGGCGAGGTGACGATCACATTAAATCCACGCACTTGCAACAGGTTCCAGTGCCGTCAACGGCGTTCGTCGGACGCGCTGCCGTTGCCGCCGTGTGCCGCGCCGCCGCGGCCGCCCTCGATCCGGTACGCTTCCGGATGCAGCTCGGAGTCGGCCTTGATGATGACCTGCCGATCGATCTCGCGTTCGAGCGCTTCCAGGCCCTCGTTGGCCTGGTCGTAGAGGAAGTTGGCGATGCCCGGGTGCATGTGTACGGTGATGCGCCCGCCGTTGGCGAGCAGGGCGCTCTCGCGCTTGATGTCGCGCAGCAGTTCGTAGGCGATGGTGGGCTGGGACCTGACCCGGCCTCGCCCGCCGCACTGGGGACATGGGACCAACAGCAGATTGCCGAGGTTCTCCCGGGTGCGTTGTCGCGTCATCTCCACGAGGCCGAGCCTGGAGACGGGCAGCACCCGCGTCCGGGCCTTGTCCTGCTTCACCGCCTCCTTCAGAGCTTCGTAGACCTTCTTCCGGTTGGCGGCCTGTGCCATGTCGATGAAGTCGATGATGATGATGCCGCCCACGTTGCGCAGGCGCAGTTGATGCCCGACCTCGCGCGTCGCTTCCAGGTTGATCTTGAGCACCGTGGCTTCGAGATCCTTCTTGCCCACGTAACGGCCGGTGTTCACGTCCACCGCGGTCAGCGCCTCGGTTTGCTCGATGTTGATGTGTCCTCCCGAATTCAGCCAGATCTTGGGTTCGAGGGCCTTGCGGATCTTGCGCTCGATCTCGTAGCGGTCGAGCAGCGGCTCGGGTTCCTCGTACAGCGCTATGCGGCTCTTCAGGCGCGGCATGAACTGTTGCACGAACTCGACCACGCGCCGGTACTCCTTCGGTTGGTCCACCACCACCTCCTCGGTGTTGGCGTTGAAGAAGTCGCGGATGGTACGCGGGACGAGGTCGAGGTCCTGATGGATCAGTTCCGGCGTCCCGGCGGAGTCCAGTTGCTTGCGGATCCGGTCCCAGAGCTTCGTGAGGAAACGGACGTCGCTCTGGATGTCTTTCTTGTTGCGCCCCTCGCAGGCTGTGCGGACGATGAACCCTTCGTCCTCCTGCGCCAGTTCCTGGACGATCTCTTTCAGCCGTTGCCGTTCCTTGTCGTCCGCGATCTTCCGTGACACCGCCACGTGGCGGGTGCCGGGCATGAAGACCAGGAACCGGCCGGGCAGGGAGATGTGAGTGGTGACGCGGGCCCCTTTCATTCCCAGGGGGTCCTTGGCCACCTGCACCAGGATTTCCTGGTCCGGGCTCAGTTGCTCCTCGATCCGTTGCGGGCTCGGGTCGGGCTGGGTCTCGAGCAGCTCCTCGTCACCGTTCTCGGACACCGTCGCGGGGAAGCCGCCCGACGGGGAGCCGACGTCGGACGCGTGGAGAAACGCCGCCTTCTCGAGACCGATGTCGACGAACGCGGCCTGCATGCCGGGCAGCACGCGCCCGACGCGGCCCTTGTAGAGGTTGCCGACACAACCTCTTTCCTGGTTGCGCTCGATGAGGAACTCCGCCAGGGCGTTGTCCTCCATCACGGCGATGCGGGTTTCCTCGGGGGTGGTGTTGATGAGAATGCGTCTCATGTGCCACGCGAATCCGTGGGTAGGGCGGCTTTCGGGTGCCAGTGTGCTGGGCTGCAAACAGGCTTATGAATCTGCGAGGGCATTCTGGGTTCAGGATAGGCGAGTCGCCAGGGAATGGCAAACCGCCACGGTGCGCGGCGCAGGCGCGCGTGTTTGACAAGGCAGGCCCCGGACGCTAGATTCCGGTAGATTCAACACGGGAACTTTGTGGACACGGTGACAGGAAAGGAAACGAACACGGGGGTCGTCGCCTCGGGCCGTTCCGTGATGCGCACAAGGGTGCTGATGTTGAATCGTTCGTACCTGCCGATACACGTCACTTCCGTACGCCGGGCCTTTTCACTCCTGTATTGCGGCATCGCCAAGGTCGTCAACGAGCAGTACCAGACCATCGACTTCGAACGCTGGAGCGCGCTGAGGGTTCCCTTGGACGAGAATTCCGTGGGCTTGGTGGGCCGCGCCATCCGCATCCCCCGGGTCATCCTGCTGGTGCGCTACGACCGCGTGCCCAGGCGGCAGGTGCGCTTCAGCCGCGTCAACATCTACGCGCGCGACAAGTCCACTTGCCAGTATTGCGGCAAACGGCTTCCGCGCCACCAACTCAATCTGGATCACGTGATTCCCCGTTCCCGCGGCGGCACCTCCAGGTGGGACAACGTGGTTTGCTCCTGCGTCCCGTGCAATCGGAGGAAGGGAGGACGGACGCCCCAGGAAGCGCGGATGCAACTGCTGCAAAAGCCCTACAAGCCCACGTGGACCCCGTTCATTCAGGAAGACGGCGGCGGGGGGCGCCATCGCGAGTGGCTGCCCTTCCTGCCCGCGGTGGAGGCCTCCGGCCGGGGTGCCGTGGCGCCGGAGGATGGCGCACCGTGAGCCCACATGTTGTGGTCACCCGCCACAAGCATCACTTCATATTGTGAACTTTCTTGACACCCGCCCCCGGCGTGTGGAATAAAGCATGATGGAGGCACCGTGCGTGCGGGCTTGCCGGCCGCGCGGGATTCATCACATGCGTCTGAAGGCTCTGGAAATTTCGGGTTTCAAGTCTTTCTCCGAGAAGACCGTCCTTAACTTCACCTCCGACGTCACCGCCATCGTCGGGCCGAACGGGTGTGGCAAGTCCAACATCGTCGACGCGCTGCGGTGGGCCATGGGCGAGCAGAGCGCACGGCATCTTCGCGGGCAGTCCATGGAGGACGTCATCTTCGGCGGCAGCGAGCGGCTGGCGGCCATCGGCATGGCGGAGGGCACCGTGCTGCTGGACAACGCGGATCACAGCGCACCCACCGACTACGCCGCCTTCGCCGAGATCGCCGTCACGCGGCGCCTGTTCCGCTCCGGTGAGTCGGAATACTTCATCAACCGGGTGCCCTGCCGTCTGCGCGACATCGTGGACCTGTTCCTGGGGAGCGGTATCGGCAACAAGTCCTATTCGATTATCGGACAGGGACGGGTCGAGGAACTGGTCAACGCCAAGCCCGAGGACCGGCGCCGCGTCATCGAGGAGGCGGCCGGTACGAGTCGCTTCAAGAGCCGCAAGCAGGCGGCCGAACGGAGGATGGAGCGCACGCGCCAGAACCTGCTGCGCGTCAACGACATCGTGCGCGAGGTGGAGGGCCAGCTCCGGAAGATCGAGTTGCAGGCGAAGAAGGCCGAACGGTACCGGACTCTCAAGGAGCAGTTGAAGGAACAGGAGTTGCGTTGGGCGGGCGTACGCACGCGGCATCTGGAACGGGAGCTTGGCGAGCGCGGCGCCGCGATCCGCGCCGTCGAGGAGCGCATCGCGTCGCTGGTGGCGGCGATGCAGGCCCAGGAGGCCGAAGGCGAGCGTTTGCGCGCGGCGTTGCAGGAAGTGGAGGAGGCTGCCGGTTCGCTGCAGGAGCGGCTCTACCAGGCCAGATCCGGCCTCCAGGCGGAGGAGCAGCGGATCGGGTTCTTCGAGCGCGCCGAAGAGGAGTCGCGCGGGTTCGCCGAAAGCGCGCGGGAGGAGGCCGTCCGGACGAGCACGCGCCTTGAGGCGGTTGCGAGCGAGATCGACGACCTGAGCAAGGCCGTCGAGGAGTTCTCACGGGTTTGGCGGCGGGAAGCGGACCTCGTGGAGCGCACGGAGTCGGAGACGGTGGACCTGCGTGCGCGCATCGGCGAGCTCCAGGCCGCGGTCGAGCGGGAACGGGAGGGGCGGTCGGATCGGGTATTCGAGCACTCGCGCCTGGTCAACTCGCGCCAGAGCCATCAGGAGCGGCTGGAACGGCTGGGAACGGAGTCGGCGGAAAAGGAGAGCGAGCGGCTGTCCATGGAGCAGGCGCTGGAAGCGTTGCGCCGGCAGCGTGCCTGTGAGGCCCAGGAGCTCAACGGTTGCCTGGCCCGCGCCGCCGCCACGGAGGAGGCCTTGCGGCGCGCGGACGCGGAGATGGAGCGAAACCGGTGCGAATTGATCGAGGATGAGGCCGTCCTCGGCCGGTTGAAGGAGGAGTTGCAGGAGGCGCGCTCCGCGCTGACCTCCCTGGAGACCCTGCAGAAGAACTTCGAGGGCTATCAGGAAGGCGTGCGCGCCGTGATGGTCAAACATGAGAGCAACGGCGGCTCCGATGGCGTGTGCGGCGTGGTGGCGGACTTCATCGAAGCGCCGGAAGAGGTGGAGAAGGCCTTGACGGCGGTGCTGGGAGAGCGGCTCCAGTACGTGGTCGTGCAGGGCCACCGGGAGGGGGTGGAGGCCATCGAGTACCTGAAGCGCGAATCGGCGGGGCGGGGCGCCTTCATCCCGCGCCGGTTCGAGCGCCCCAACTGCGCAGCGGCTCCGGCCCCGGCGGGTCCCGACGTCATTGCGCCGTTGCTGGGCCTCGTCCGGGTCAAGGACGGCTACCGGGACGTGGCCGACTACCTGCTGGGCGACGTGTCCGTCGTCAGGGACCTGGAATCGGGACTGGGGCTGTGGCACGCCAACGGCTTCAGCCACTCGTTGGTGACCCTGGACGGCGAGGTCATCGATCCCATGGGGGTGGTCACCGGCGGCAGTGTCGAGAGTCTGCAAGGGGGACCGCTCTCCCGTCGCCGCAGGATCAAGGAGTTGCACGAAGAGGTCCTTTCCGGAGAGGACGAGGTGCGGCGGCAGTGCGAGGGTGTGGCCGAGAAGCGCACGGCCCTCGAGGCCATGGACGCGGAACGCCTGCGGCTCGGGCAGGAACTCCAGGGACTGGCGGTCAAGAAGGTGCAGCGGGAGCAGGAATTGCTGCGTACGGACCAGGCGGTGGCCCGGTCCGAGCGGGACCTGACGACCGTCGTCCAGGAACTGCGCAACGTCGCCGGCGAAGTGCATGGCCTGAACGAGGCCATCTCCGCATGCGAAACGGCCCTTGCCGAGAGCGCCCGCGAAGACGAGGCGTCGCAGTCGCGGTTGCGGGAGGTCCAGGAGGCCGTGCAGGAGTCGGTTGAGGAACTGCGCGCGGCTGATGCCCGTTTGACAGGGTGCCGGGTGAGCGCGGCCGAGGCGAGGGAGAGGGCGGAAAACGCCAAGTCCAACCTCGCCAACCGGGTCAGCCTGCGTGACGAGCTCGCCGTGCAACTCCGGGAGCGTGAAGCGCGTATCGCCGAAATGAACCGGAAGGCCGGGGAGATGAGGGAGGCGCGTGAGCGGGCGGCATCGCGGGTGGATGTGTTGCGGGTGGAGGTGGATGGCCTTGAGGTCGAGGTGGCCGCGAAACAGCAGGATCAACGGGAACTCGCCGGCCGCGCGCGCGAGGCCCAGGAGGCGGCTCATCGGATTCGTCCGGACGTGGATGCGTCGCAGCAGGAAGGGAACCGACTGCAACTGTGCGAGCGCGAGACATCCATGGAGTTGCGTCATCTGCGTGACGACATCCGGGAGAAGTACGGCGTGGAACCCCAGGACTCTTCGGTGGAGCCGGACGATGCGCTCCCGAGCGCCGGGGACCTGTCCGAAGAGGTGTCGGAGTTGCGCGCGCGGCTTCAGCGCATGGGCGAGGTCAACCTCGCGGCCATCGGTGAGTTCGAGGAGCTCACGGAACGAAGCCAGTTCCTGACCGCGCAACGGGAGGATCTCGAACGCTCCATGGCCGATCTGCAGCAGACCATCACGAAGCTCAACCGCATTTGCCGGCTGCGGTTCAAGGAGAGCTTCGAGGAGATCAACCGGGAGTTCCAGGCGATCTTTCCGAGGCTGTTCCAGGGCGGCAAGGCGTCGCTGATGCTGACCGACGAGAACGACTACCTGGAAACCGGGGTCGACATCGTGGCGCAGCCTCCCGGCAAGAAGCTCCAGTCGGTGGGCCTGCTCTCGGGCGGTGAAAAGGCCTTGACCGCGGTCAGTCTGCTCTTCGCCATCTTTCTGACCAAGCCCAGCCCCTTCTGCTTCCTCGACGAGGTCGACGCCCCGCTCGACGACGTGAACCTCGAGCGCTTCATCGACATCGTGAAGGAGATGACGCGCCTGTCGCAGTTCATGATCATCACCCACAACAAGCAGACCATGCAGGCCGCGGACGTCCTCTACGGCGTCACCATGGAAGATCCTGGGGTGTCCAAGATCGTTTCCGTGGAAATGGTCTAGTCTTCCGGGCACATCGGGTCTCTCCGAGGTTCGCGCTCAATGGCTTGGAACGAGGGATTGTTTTCGCGTCTCAGGCAGGGTCTGTCGCGGACGCGGGAGGTGCTGGCCGAGCGTCTGGAAACGGTCCTCACGCGGACAAGCCCGTCCGAAGACGATTGGGACGCGCTGGAGGAGGTGCTGCTCGGCGCCGACTTCGGCGTGCAGGCGACCCAGAGGCTGCTCGACTCGGTGCGAGGGTCGCCGCGCGCGCGCGATGGAGGCGGCGCCGAGCTCCTGCAACAGGAAATCACGACTCTGTTGAAGGAACGCCCGGGGATCGGCTCCGGGCGTTGCGCGGTCAAGCCGTGGGTGGTCATGGTGGTGGGCGTGAACGGTGTGGGCAAGACGACCACCATCGGCAAGCTCGCCCACCAGCTCCATCGCGGCGGCAAGAAGGTGCTGCTGGCCGCCGCCGATACGTTCCGCGCCGGAGCCATCGAGCAGCTCGAGATCTGGGGAGAGCGGGTCGGGGCGGAGGTCATCAAGCATGGCCCGGGACAGGACCCCTCCGGGGTGGTGTTCGACGCCGCGCAGGCCGCACAGAAGCGCGCCGCGGACGTCCTCCTCATCGACACCGCGGGCCGGCTGCACAACAAGGTGAACCTCGTGGAGGAGTTGAAGAAGATGCGCCGCGTGCTCGGCCGGGTACAGGAGGGGGCGCCGCACGAGACGCTGCTGGTGGTGGACGCGAGCACGGGGCAGAACGCGGTCGTGCAGGCGAGGATTTTTCAGGATGCGGTGGCCGTCAGCGGCATCGTGCTCACCAAGCTCGACGGCACGGCCAAGGGCGGCGTGGTGCTGAGCATCCAGCAGGAGCTGGCCATTCCGATGGAATACGTCGGCGTGGGCGAAGGAGTCGACGATCTGCAGGAGTTCGACCCCGATGCGTTTGCGCGGGCGTTCTTCACGTCGTGAGGCAGCCGACGCGCAAGAAGGTCCATGACACCAACCGGAAAAGGTTGGCCCGTTGCTTGACATTGGCTTCCGGCAAATCTTAATCTGTTAATTGAAGATTTGTTCGGTAGCTGTTCCATGGACCTCGATAAACTTGAACAATTGGAACGGTGGGTGGATCGCTTGGTCGAGCAGCATCGGCGGATGAAGCAGGCCAAGGCACAGGCGGAGGTGTGCCTCCAGGAGCGCGACACGGAGTTCAAGGGGCTGAACGATCAGGTCCGACGGTACGAGCGTGAACGCGCCGCGCTGAAGGATCGCCTGACGAAGATCATCGGCCGGTTCGAGCACCTCGATCTCCCCTGAAGATGCGGGGCCTTCATGCCAAGGGCAGTCGACGTACAAATCATGGGGCAGAAGGTCACTCTCCGGAGTGACGATGAGGAAGAGTACGTACGCAGAGTGGCGGAGTACGTCGATGGCAAGATGCGCGAGGTGAGCGGGTCGATGGCGTCAAAGAACAAATACAGCGTCGCCATGCTCGTGGCGCTCAACATCGCTGACGAATACCACCGGCTCAAGGAGGATTGCGACGCGGCTTCGACACGGATGGATCGGTTGCTGGAGAGGTTGACGACGGCGTTGTCCGAAGATGGCTGAAAGACCCTCCTTCCGTTGACGCCCGCGCGGAGCGTCGAGCGAAGCAGGCGCGACGGCGCCTTGCCTCGGCCTCGGCTTGGGATTTTGAGGTGAGTTCCCTGGAAAGGAACATGAAGCGGGCGCTCAGGGGCGCGGTGCTGGCGAAAAGAGCGGCGTTGTCGCCCGTGTCGGCCCGCGCTTG
This region includes:
- a CDS encoding response regulator transcription factor produces the protein MSDKILVVEDEADIRSLITYHLSQERFSVVEAENGEDALDLVQQDPPRLIVLDLMLPNLSGLDLCKIIRQNPETAQTPILMLTAKAGEADRVVGLELGADDYITKPFSPREMVARVKAVLRRTEPHPPPDVSEIYEKGPLRVNFTTYEVHVAGRSVKLTLKGFEVLRFLIQNRNRVLSRDQILDGVWRSDVYVTPRTVDVHIRRIREALEHDDRNPEWIVTVRGVGYKLDERSLEK
- the phoU gene encoding phosphate signaling complex protein PhoU, whose amino-acid sequence is MRPEHTDRKYEEELKSLRERIIKMGGLVEDQIARAVSALVDREAPLAEGVIQRDTEVNQMDAEIDELCVRLIALHQPAAKDLRFVTTALKITTDLERIGDIAVNISERSLELIREAPLKPYIDLPRMAEIARRMISESLNAFVQEDTMLALKVCQDDQEIDDLNEQIFRETVSYMISEPRTINRAMKITFVSKYLERIADHATNIAEMVIFLVKGKSIRHVKEVPRTI
- a CDS encoding Rne/Rng family ribonuclease, encoding MRRILINTTPEETRIAVMEDNALAEFLIERNQERGCVGNLYKGRVGRVLPGMQAAFVDIGLEKAAFLHASDVGSPSGGFPATVSENGDEELLETQPDPSPQRIEEQLSPDQEILVQVAKDPLGMKGARVTTHISLPGRFLVFMPGTRHVAVSRKIADDKERQRLKEIVQELAQEDEGFIVRTACEGRNKKDIQSDVRFLTKLWDRIRKQLDSAGTPELIHQDLDLVPRTIRDFFNANTEEVVVDQPKEYRRVVEFVQQFMPRLKSRIALYEEPEPLLDRYEIERKIRKALEPKIWLNSGGHINIEQTEALTAVDVNTGRYVGKKDLEATVLKINLEATREVGHQLRLRNVGGIIIIDFIDMAQAANRKKVYEALKEAVKQDKARTRVLPVSRLGLVEMTRQRTRENLGNLLLVPCPQCGGRGRVRSQPTIAYELLRDIKRESALLANGGRITVHMHPGIANFLYDQANEGLEALEREIDRQVIIKADSELHPEAYRIEGGRGGAAHGGNGSASDERR
- a CDS encoding HNH endonuclease — its product is MMRTRVLMLNRSYLPIHVTSVRRAFSLLYCGIAKVVNEQYQTIDFERWSALRVPLDENSVGLVGRAIRIPRVILLVRYDRVPRRQVRFSRVNIYARDKSTCQYCGKRLPRHQLNLDHVIPRSRGGTSRWDNVVCSCVPCNRRKGGRTPQEARMQLLQKPYKPTWTPFIQEDGGGGRHREWLPFLPAVEASGRGAVAPEDGAP
- the smc gene encoding chromosome segregation protein SMC, with amino-acid sequence MRLKALEISGFKSFSEKTVLNFTSDVTAIVGPNGCGKSNIVDALRWAMGEQSARHLRGQSMEDVIFGGSERLAAIGMAEGTVLLDNADHSAPTDYAAFAEIAVTRRLFRSGESEYFINRVPCRLRDIVDLFLGSGIGNKSYSIIGQGRVEELVNAKPEDRRRVIEEAAGTSRFKSRKQAAERRMERTRQNLLRVNDIVREVEGQLRKIELQAKKAERYRTLKEQLKEQELRWAGVRTRHLERELGERGAAIRAVEERIASLVAAMQAQEAEGERLRAALQEVEEAAGSLQERLYQARSGLQAEEQRIGFFERAEEESRGFAESAREEAVRTSTRLEAVASEIDDLSKAVEEFSRVWRREADLVERTESETVDLRARIGELQAAVEREREGRSDRVFEHSRLVNSRQSHQERLERLGTESAEKESERLSMEQALEALRRQRACEAQELNGCLARAAATEEALRRADAEMERNRCELIEDEAVLGRLKEELQEARSALTSLETLQKNFEGYQEGVRAVMVKHESNGGSDGVCGVVADFIEAPEEVEKALTAVLGERLQYVVVQGHREGVEAIEYLKRESAGRGAFIPRRFERPNCAAAPAPAGPDVIAPLLGLVRVKDGYRDVADYLLGDVSVVRDLESGLGLWHANGFSHSLVTLDGEVIDPMGVVTGGSVESLQGGPLSRRRRIKELHEEVLSGEDEVRRQCEGVAEKRTALEAMDAERLRLGQELQGLAVKKVQREQELLRTDQAVARSERDLTTVVQELRNVAGEVHGLNEAISACETALAESAREDEASQSRLREVQEAVQESVEELRAADARLTGCRVSAAEARERAENAKSNLANRVSLRDELAVQLREREARIAEMNRKAGEMREARERAASRVDVLRVEVDGLEVEVAAKQQDQRELAGRAREAQEAAHRIRPDVDASQQEGNRLQLCERETSMELRHLRDDIREKYGVEPQDSSVEPDDALPSAGDLSEEVSELRARLQRMGEVNLAAIGEFEELTERSQFLTAQREDLERSMADLQQTITKLNRICRLRFKESFEEINREFQAIFPRLFQGGKASLMLTDENDYLETGVDIVAQPPGKKLQSVGLLSGGEKALTAVSLLFAIFLTKPSPFCFLDEVDAPLDDVNLERFIDIVKEMTRLSQFMIITHNKQTMQAADVLYGVTMEDPGVSKIVSVEMV
- the ftsY gene encoding signal recognition particle-docking protein FtsY, with translation MAWNEGLFSRLRQGLSRTREVLAERLETVLTRTSPSEDDWDALEEVLLGADFGVQATQRLLDSVRGSPRARDGGGAELLQQEITTLLKERPGIGSGRCAVKPWVVMVVGVNGVGKTTTIGKLAHQLHRGGKKVLLAAADTFRAGAIEQLEIWGERVGAEVIKHGPGQDPSGVVFDAAQAAQKRAADVLLIDTAGRLHNKVNLVEELKKMRRVLGRVQEGAPHETLLVVDASTGQNAVVQARIFQDAVAVSGIVLTKLDGTAKGGVVLSIQQELAIPMEYVGVGEGVDDLQEFDPDAFARAFFTS
- a CDS encoding cell division protein ZapA — protein: MPRAVDVQIMGQKVTLRSDDEEEYVRRVAEYVDGKMREVSGSMASKNKYSVAMLVALNIADEYHRLKEDCDAASTRMDRLLERLTTALSEDG